The following coding sequences are from one Epinephelus fuscoguttatus linkage group LG5, E.fuscoguttatus.final_Chr_v1 window:
- the LOC125888384 gene encoding odorant receptor 131-2-like, with translation MSDNNSLVGGESLQQQINDQVIIVQLLVMIFLCINFLLILTFFQKECFYTTTRYILFAVTLLSDSFILLMSDVLLILHYFQIVMHVWLCIIISVVVLLYMTITPVTLTAMTLERYVAICMPLRHRQLCSWHSAINCILIIHSLSSVPCIVVLSTFFASASLSFYERHSVCSVDIFLVHWWQKHLRSAVNQFYFLIMCITIVFSYVKIMKVAKTASGENKKSTWKGLRTVILHAFQLLLCLIQLWCPFIEAAVLQINFRIFHSVKYFNYIIFNLAPRCLSPLIYGLRDEIFVHALKHICFGSCKRSI, from the coding sequence ATGTCAGATAACAACTCACTGGTTGGTGGTGAGTCTTTACAGCAGCAGATCAATGATCAGGTCATTATTGTGCAGCTCCTGGTGATGATTTTTCTTTGCATCAACTTTTTGCTCATCTTAACCTTTTTTCAAAAGGAGTGTTTCTACACAACTACACGCTACATCTTGTTTGCAGTTACACTACTGTCTGATAGCTTTATATTACTCATGTCTGATGTCCTTCTTATCTTACACTATTTTCAAATTGTCATGCATGTTTGGTTATGCATCATCATCTCTGTTGTGGTACTTCTGTATATGACAATAACACCAGTTACTCTGACAGCAATGACCCTGGAGCGCTATGTGGCCATATGCATGCCCCTGCGCCACAGACAGTTGTGCTCCTGGCACAGTGCTATAAACTGTATCCTCATCATTCATAGCCTCAGCTCTGTACCCTGTATTGTTGTCCTCTCTACTTTCTTTGCATCAGCCTCTCTTAGCTTTTATGAACGACACAGTGTATGTTCTGTGGATATATTTCTTGTGCACTGGTGGCAGAAACATCTTAGATCAGCTGTAAATCAGTTTTACTTCTTGATTATGTGTATTACTATTGTATTCTCCTATGTTAAAATAATGAAAGTAGCCAAAACTGCATCAGGAGAGAATAAAAAGTCAACATGGAAAGGGCTCAGAACAGTAATTCTTCATGCTttccagctgctgctctgtctcatcCAGCTGTGGTGTCCATTCATAGAAGCTGCTGTACTTCAGATTAATTTCAGGATATTTCACAGTGTCAAGTACTTTAACTACATAATATTTAATCTTGCTCCAAGATGTCTGAGTCCTCTCATTTATGGCCTCAGGGATGAAATTTTTGTTCATGCACTAAAACATATCTGCTTTGGCTCATGTAAAAGAAGCATTTGA